ATGTAACCTACGGATTCTAAACTCACTCCACTGCGTTCTAAGCAAAGTTTAATCGTCTTTGCTGCTAGATGGTAGTCAGGATTCGGGGCTGTGGGGTGATATGCATCGTTACTGAAAGCAAAGCCTAAAACTTGTCCATAAGCCTTTTGAGGGTAACTCTTGCCCCTAGGAAGAGCCTCTAAGAGTAAAACTGCGGCTCCTTCCCCTAAAACCATTCCTTCTCGATTTTTGTCAAAAGGGTAAGCGCCGTTTGTAGCTAAAGCGCCTATTTGAGTAAATCCAGTTAAATTGAGGGGAGTAATGCAAGATTCTGTCGCTCCGACTATAACCCGCCGACAAATTCCCGTTTGCAGCCATTCTACCCCATGAGCGATCGCCCACAATCCAGAGGTACAAGCCGACATGGGACTAGCCACAGGGCCATTAGTCCCTAGTTTACGTGCCACTTGCACCGCTAACATATGAGGTAAACTGTCGAGCCATAGTCCAGAAAGATACTTTAAATCGCTTCCTGCTGCCCATTTTTCCCAAATTGCTTGATAACCCCGACTAGAAGCTATAGCCACCCCACAATCATTTAAAGGTAAATCCCAGCCAGCATCACTCAAAGCCATATTTAAGGCTTGTTGAAGTAACATATCTGGAGATTGTTTCAAATTTACCAATCCTAAAGGATAACTAGGTAATTCTGGACAAATTTGCCATCGCGAAATTCCAGTTTCACCCGCTAGTAGCCGTCGCCAAACTACATCTACTGTATTTCCCAAAGCGCAAACTATACCAATTCCAGTGACGACTATTTCATAACTCATTTCTAATTTATTAGACAGTCCGCGTAGGCGGACTTTGTTTGTGTAGCTGCGATTTTAATCGCCATCGCCATCCACTCTTTTGTTCAAACTATCAAAAAAGGGCTGGCGGACACCAACCCTTTTTGAGAGATTATGGATTCAAGTTATAGCAAAAGTGACTTTTATTTCGTTTCAGAGAATTCAGCGTCAATCACATCATCGCCACCACTAGAACCACCTGTAGTACCAGAATCATCAGAACCACCAGGAGCAGCACCATTAGCACCAGCTTGCTGATACAGGTTAGTACCGATAGTGTACAAGGCTTGTTGCAACTCTGGCATTACAGTCTTGATTTGCTCGTCATT
This is a stretch of genomic DNA from Merismopedia glauca CCAP 1448/3. It encodes these proteins:
- a CDS encoding beta-ketoacyl-ACP synthase: MSYEIVVTGIGIVCALGNTVDVVWRRLLAGETGISRWQICPELPSYPLGLVNLKQSPDMLLQQALNMALSDAGWDLPLNDCGVAIASSRGYQAIWEKWAAGSDLKYLSGLWLDSLPHMLAVQVARKLGTNGPVASPMSACTSGLWAIAHGVEWLQTGICRRVIVGATESCITPLNLTGFTQIGALATNGAYPFDKNREGMVLGEGAAVLLLEALPRGKSYPQKAYGQVLGFAFSNDAYHPTAPNPDYHLAAKTIKLCLERSGVSLESVGYIHAHGTGTRLNDSREAQLIQTRFPQKVPVSSTKGATGHTLGASGMLGAAFTLLALQQQVLPPCVGLMEPEFDLDFVLEARHQPIETALCLGFGFGGQNSVLAMGKYI